From a region of the Gossypium raimondii isolate GPD5lz chromosome 10, ASM2569854v1, whole genome shotgun sequence genome:
- the LOC105777732 gene encoding ubiquitin receptor RAD23b produces the protein MKLIVKTLKGSHFEIRVQPNDTIMAVKKNIEDIQGKDNYPCGQQLLIHNGKVLKDETTLAENKVSEDGFLVVMLSKSKSLGSTGASSAQPASSTPSTTVPASAPSSNSTPATGAPAQASQQTDTYSQAASNLVAGNNLEQTIQQLMDMGGGNWDKETVTRALRAAYNNPERAVDYLYSGIPESAEVAVPVARFSTSQTTETGAAPAAPVSGAPNSSPLNMFPQETLSGAAAGGDGSLDFLRNNQQFQALRTMVQSNPQILQPMLQELGKQNPQLLRLIQEHHAEFLQLINEPLEGSEGDIFDQAEQEMPHAINVTPAEQEAIERLEAMGFDRALVIEAFLACDRNEELAANYLLENGGDFED, from the exons ATGAAGCTCATCGTCAAAACCCTAAAAGGCAGTCACTTTGAAATTAGGGTTCAGCCCAATGATACC ATTATGGCTGTGAAGAAAAACATAGAAGATATACAAGGGAAAGACAATTATCCATGTGGGCAACAGCTGTTGATTCATAATGGGAAGGTTTTGAAAGATGAAACTACTTTAGCTGAAAATAAAGTATCTGAAGATGGTTTTctggttgtcatgcttagcaag AGCAAGTCTTTGGGTTCAACTGGAGCCTCTTCTGCTCAG CCTGCTTCATCAACTCCATCTACCACTGTTCCTGCTTCGGCACCTTCTTCAAATTCTACACCTGCCACAGGAGCTCCTGCACAAGCATC TCAACAAACCGATACCTATAGTCAAGCTGCTTCGAATTTAGTTGCTGGTAATAATCTTGAGCAGACTATCCAACAATTGATGGATATGGGTGGAGGCAATTGGGACAAAGAAACTGTAACTCGTGCACTTCGAGCTGCTTATAACAACCCAGAGCGAGCAGTGGATTATCTATATTCT GGGATTCCTGAATCAGCAGAAGTGGCAGTGCCAGTGGCTCGTTTTTCTACAAGTCAGACTACTGAAACTGGTGCTGCCCCTGCTGCTCCTGTTTCAGGGGCTCCTAATTCTTCTCCTTTGAATATGTTTCCTCAG GAAACACTTTCTGGGGCTGCTGCTGGTGGAGATGGATCCCTGGATTTCCTCCGGAACAACCAACag TTCCAAGCGTTGCGAACAATGGTGCAATCGAACCCACAAATTCTGCAG CCTATGCTACAAGAGCTTGGAAAGCAGAACCCCCAGCTTTTAAGACTAATTCAAGAGCATCATGCAGAATTTCTTCAGCTAATAAATGAGCCTCTTGAAGGTTCGGAAGG GGATATATTTGATCAGGCTGAACAAGAAATGCCTCATGCTATCAATGTTACCCCGGCAGAACAGGAGGCCATTGAGCGA CTTGAAGCAATGGGATTTGATAGAGCCCTTGTGATTGAAGCCTTTTTGGCTTGTGACCGAAACGAGGAATTGGCAGCAAACTATTTGTTGGAAAATGGTGGAGATTTTGAGGACTGA